Proteins encoded by one window of Deinococcus radiodurans R1 = ATCC 13939 = DSM 20539:
- a CDS encoding NAD-dependent malic enzyme, which translates to MPKSPPVSRYYDVKRDEQGQRYIEVKVTGLALLQNPLLNKTTGFTPEERRELGLEGLIPPHISSFEEQKHRTYLRYLEAPTDLARHEYLRALQDRNEVLYYAILEDHLEEMLPIIYTPTVGEAVKLYSNNYRYPRGFTVSTNDIERVEEMLDNVTVNDVRMIVATDSSAILGIGDQGFGGMAISIGKLSLYTAAGGVGPDKTLPVELDVGTNRQDLIDDPLYLGVHHRRWQGQQYDEFVDAFVEAVSARYPKAIIQWEDFSRGTAFRVLERYRKVVPSFNDDIQGTGAMALAGLLRASRMKGEFLTEQVFVVVGAGAAGIGVASAIRQGLEAEGLAPEEAGRRVYVVDRYGLLMEGQPDLEPQQMPFVRRRGDLEGWTFGGEYPTLHEVLVHARATALLGFTGVPGLFRQEDIEAMLAHTPRPIVFPLSNPSSHVEARPSDIVAWTRGGAIVATGSPFPDVPYDNERIPVGQGNNAFIFPGLGFGAVVSRAREITDNMVMAAALTLAEYTTQHHPHLVYPPISELRELSIHVAVRVAEQAIQDGVCAERRVRNMDREQLAALIRERAWLPRPLPLRRE; encoded by the coding sequence ATGCCCAAGTCGCCCCCCGTGTCCCGCTACTACGATGTCAAACGCGACGAGCAGGGCCAGCGTTACATCGAGGTCAAAGTCACCGGCCTCGCCCTGCTGCAAAACCCGCTGCTGAACAAGACCACCGGCTTTACCCCCGAGGAGCGCCGTGAACTGGGACTCGAAGGGCTGATTCCGCCGCACATCAGCTCGTTCGAGGAGCAGAAGCACCGCACCTACCTGCGCTACCTCGAAGCGCCGACCGACCTTGCCCGGCACGAGTACCTGCGGGCGCTGCAAGACCGCAACGAGGTGCTGTATTACGCGATTCTGGAAGACCACCTCGAAGAAATGCTGCCGATCATCTATACCCCAACGGTGGGCGAGGCGGTCAAGCTGTACTCCAACAATTACCGCTACCCGCGCGGCTTTACGGTCAGCACCAACGACATCGAGCGGGTCGAGGAAATGCTCGACAACGTGACGGTGAACGACGTGCGGATGATCGTCGCCACCGATTCGAGCGCGATTCTCGGGATTGGCGACCAGGGGTTCGGCGGCATGGCCATCAGCATCGGCAAGCTCTCGCTGTACACGGCGGCGGGCGGCGTGGGGCCGGACAAGACGCTGCCGGTCGAACTCGACGTGGGCACCAACCGGCAGGACCTGATCGACGACCCTCTCTATCTCGGCGTGCATCACCGCCGCTGGCAGGGGCAGCAGTACGACGAGTTCGTGGACGCCTTCGTGGAGGCGGTCTCGGCCCGTTATCCCAAGGCGATTATTCAGTGGGAGGATTTCTCGCGCGGAACGGCTTTCCGGGTGCTGGAGCGCTACCGCAAAGTGGTGCCGAGCTTCAACGACGACATTCAGGGCACCGGGGCGATGGCGCTCGCTGGGCTGCTGCGGGCGAGCCGCATGAAAGGCGAATTCCTGACCGAGCAGGTGTTCGTGGTGGTCGGCGCGGGCGCAGCGGGCATCGGCGTGGCAAGCGCCATTCGGCAAGGGCTGGAAGCCGAGGGACTAGCGCCGGAAGAAGCGGGGCGGCGGGTGTACGTGGTGGACCGCTACGGCCTGCTGATGGAAGGGCAGCCCGACCTGGAGCCGCAGCAGATGCCCTTCGTGCGCCGCCGGGGAGACCTGGAGGGCTGGACGTTCGGGGGCGAGTACCCCACGCTGCACGAGGTGCTTGTTCATGCCCGCGCCACCGCCCTCCTGGGCTTTACCGGGGTGCCGGGCCTGTTCCGGCAGGAAGACATCGAAGCGATGCTGGCGCACACGCCCCGGCCCATCGTCTTTCCGCTGTCCAACCCGTCGAGCCATGTCGAGGCGCGCCCCAGCGATATCGTGGCGTGGACGCGCGGCGGCGCTATCGTGGCGACCGGCAGCCCCTTTCCCGACGTGCCCTACGACAACGAGCGGATTCCGGTGGGGCAGGGCAACAACGCTTTTATCTTCCCCGGTCTGGGGTTCGGGGCGGTGGTCAGCCGCGCCCGCGAAATCACCGACAATATGGTGATGGCCGCTGCCCTGACGCTGGCGGAATACACCACGCAGCACCACCCCCACCTCGTGTACCCGCCGATCAGCGAGCTGCGGGAACTGAGCATTCACGTTGCCGTGCGGGTGGCGGAGCAAGCGATTCAGGACGGGGTGTGCGCCGAGCGGCGGGTCCGCAACATGGACCGTGAACAGCTCGCAGCGCTCATCCGCGAGCGGGCGTGGCTGCCCCGGCCCCTGCCTCTGCGGCGGGAATAG
- the alkA gene encoding 3-methyladenine DNA glycosylase AlkA, with protein MRGGALHQNRRVTLPSVPLPAVLPPLTDHAGAVAHLSRDPVLAQVTSLCGELPVLAPTPDPFGRLVRSVAGQQLSVKAAQAIYGRLEGLPGGVVPAALLKVSGDDLRGVGLSWAKVRTVQAAAAAAVSGQIDFAHLSGQPDELVIAELVQLPGIGRWTAEMFLLFALARPDVFSSGDLALRQGVERLYPGEDWRDVTARWAPYRSLASRYLWANSARMQAGGAPL; from the coding sequence TTGCGCGGCGGCGCCCTGCACCAGAATCGGCGGGTGACTCTTCCTTCCGTTCCGCTGCCTGCTGTTTTGCCCCCGCTGACCGACCACGCCGGGGCCGTCGCCCACCTGTCACGCGACCCGGTGCTGGCGCAGGTCACCTCGCTGTGCGGCGAGTTGCCGGTGCTGGCGCCCACGCCGGACCCCTTCGGGCGGCTGGTGCGGAGCGTGGCGGGGCAGCAGCTCAGCGTGAAGGCGGCGCAGGCCATCTACGGGCGGCTCGAAGGGCTGCCGGGCGGCGTGGTGCCGGCCGCCCTGCTGAAAGTTTCCGGCGACGACCTGCGTGGCGTGGGGTTGTCGTGGGCCAAAGTCAGGACGGTGCAGGCCGCCGCCGCTGCCGCCGTGAGCGGGCAAATCGACTTCGCGCACCTGAGCGGGCAGCCCGACGAACTGGTGATTGCCGAGCTGGTACAGCTTCCCGGCATCGGGCGCTGGACCGCCGAGATGTTTCTGCTGTTCGCGCTTGCCCGGCCCGACGTGTTCAGCTCCGGCGACCTCGCGCTGCGGCAGGGGGTGGAGCGGCTGTATCCGGGGGAAGACTGGCGAGACGTGACGGCCCGCTGGGCGCCTTACCGCTCGCTGGCCTCGCGCTACCTGTGGGCGAACAGTGCTCGGATGCAGGCGGGCGGGGCGCCGCTCTGA
- a CDS encoding flavin reductase family protein, with amino-acid sequence MSHTHFDLTALPQSARYKLLTATVVPRPIAWVGTRGSGETGKLGFNLAPYSFFGLMGSEPPVVAFAPGDRADGTPKDSALNIGSGGEFTVSLVSAALAAVMNLSATDFPRGMDEAQALGIQLAPGRRVQVPHVAAAPAALECREVQTVSIGRTRIILGEVLGLWLREDAVLDAEKHHVDTAALDLVGRMGGRGTYTHTRDTFELGRLTYAQWQEQWQAREEGDHSEK; translated from the coding sequence ATGTCGCACACCCATTTCGACCTCACGGCGCTGCCGCAGTCGGCCCGCTACAAACTGCTCACCGCCACCGTGGTGCCCCGTCCGATTGCCTGGGTGGGCACGCGGGGCAGCGGTGAAACAGGGAAGCTGGGCTTCAACCTCGCGCCTTACTCCTTTTTCGGTTTGATGGGCTCCGAGCCGCCCGTCGTCGCCTTCGCGCCCGGTGACCGCGCGGACGGCACGCCGAAAGATTCTGCGCTCAACATCGGCTCCGGCGGCGAATTTACCGTCAGTCTGGTCAGCGCCGCGCTCGCTGCGGTCATGAACCTCAGCGCCACCGATTTTCCGCGCGGCATGGACGAAGCGCAGGCCCTCGGTATTCAGCTCGCGCCCGGACGGCGGGTGCAGGTGCCCCATGTGGCCGCTGCCCCCGCCGCGCTCGAATGCCGCGAGGTGCAGACCGTCTCGATTGGCCGCACCCGCATTATCCTGGGTGAAGTGCTCGGCCTGTGGCTGCGCGAGGACGCCGTGCTGGACGCGGAAAAACACCACGTAGACACCGCTGCCCTCGACCTCGTGGGGCGGATGGGCGGACGTGGCACCTATACGCACACCCGCGACACCTTCGAACTCGGGCGCCTGACCTACGCACAGTGGCAGGAGCAGTGGCAGGCGCGGGAGGAGGGAGACCACTCTGAAAAATAG
- the xseB gene encoding exodeoxyribonuclease VII small subunit encodes MSAPTSYRDAYARLSRIAAELETGEADLDRVLPLLEEARAAYAECKGRIEAVRGVLSGDWGQDAAQDPEEGEEDEDDAF; translated from the coding sequence ATGAGCGCCCCTACCTCTTACCGTGACGCCTACGCCCGGCTCTCACGCATCGCCGCCGAACTCGAAACGGGTGAGGCCGACCTCGACCGGGTGCTGCCGCTGCTCGAAGAAGCCCGCGCCGCCTACGCCGAGTGCAAGGGCCGCATCGAGGCGGTGCGCGGCGTGCTGAGCGGCGACTGGGGCCAGGACGCCGCGCAGGACCCGGAAGAGGGGGAGGAAGACGAGGACGACGCCTTCTGA
- a CDS encoding lysophospholipid acyltransferase family protein, whose protein sequence is MLWSMTDGATPATPPTAAPEERFPHVNPLVYRFVVDVTFLPVLLTGMHIDVHGREHVPPPGTPLVVAANHQSALDPFLIARALPPGRYLQFMAKRELFVPVIGDIIRAGGSFPVDRESNDVGAIRTSLRILKAGGTVGIFPQGTRGGQELHGGAALIAARGRAPILPAGISHDGKRWVVRFGEPLPARGGIKANTEELGRRLQVLAQPVGRHL, encoded by the coding sequence ATGCTCTGGTCCATGACCGACGGTGCAACTCCGGCCACCCCGCCGACTGCGGCTCCCGAGGAGCGCTTTCCCCACGTCAACCCGCTGGTGTACCGCTTCGTGGTGGATGTCACCTTTTTGCCTGTGCTGCTCACGGGAATGCATATCGACGTGCACGGGCGCGAGCACGTGCCGCCGCCCGGCACCCCGCTGGTCGTGGCCGCCAACCACCAGTCGGCGCTCGACCCCTTCCTGATTGCCCGCGCCCTGCCGCCGGGCCGTTACCTCCAGTTCATGGCAAAGCGTGAACTGTTCGTGCCGGTCATCGGCGACATCATCCGCGCCGGGGGCAGTTTTCCGGTGGACCGGGAGAGCAACGACGTGGGGGCCATCCGCACCAGCCTGCGGATTCTGAAGGCAGGCGGCACGGTCGGCATTTTTCCGCAGGGCACGCGCGGCGGGCAGGAACTTCACGGCGGGGCGGCCCTCATCGCGGCGCGGGGGCGGGCACCCATCTTGCCTGCGGGGATCAGCCACGACGGCAAACGCTGGGTGGTGCGCTTCGGCGAGCCTTTACCTGCGCGGGGCGGCATCAAGGCGAACACCGAGGAACTCGGGCGGCGCTTGCAGGTGCTCGCGCAACCGGTGGGCCGTCACCTCTAA